The Cucumis melo cultivar AY chromosome 5, USDA_Cmelo_AY_1.0, whole genome shotgun sequence genome has a segment encoding these proteins:
- the LOC103497445 gene encoding uncharacterized protein LOC103497445 encodes MRFRKGSKVEVLSKKEVPSGSWRSAEIMSGSGHYYTVRYDKFEDGSNQTVVERVSRKAIRPCPPSQEILENWIPGDVVEVFNDRSWKMATVSEVLGKNNYVVRLLGSSCEFKVSKFDIRARRSSQDDRWVLMHKMSGNHGDDSKEDEKASTRFYGLSSQVQKCQNVPNLITWKRGPNNDYSQAETMGRAGLKCRILKKKRRSHEVVGGNPSMLHEHVKSLVIQRGMLGGTSGGVFSDGAKICEVNGDMKKQMGVGYHSFEENVELNDADRATCSVGSCSMSNSDDRGLPCHVTIGRNEDTDGSTSDAESFCPSGYGIDDFLLSREKPLEAEVHRLELHAYRCTMEALYASGPLSWEKELLLTDLRLSLHISNDEHLMEIKNLVSASISSR; translated from the exons ATGCGATTCAGGAAAGGCAGTAAAGTGGAAGTGTTGAGCAAAAAGGAGGTGCCCTCAGGTTCCTGGCGTTCTGCTGAGATTATGTCTGGAAGTGGTCACTATTATACTGTTAGATATGACAAATTTGAGGATGGTAGTAATCAAACTGTTGTGGAGAGGGTATCGCGTAAAGCAATTAGGCCTTGTCCACCTTCTcaggaaattttagagaattggaTTCCTGGCGATGTTGTGGAGGTATTTAATGACCGTTCTTGGAAAATGGCCACGGTTTCTGAGGTTTTGGGGAAGAACAACTATGTGGTCAGGTTACTTGGATCTTCTTGTGAGTTTAAGGTCAGCAAGTTCGACATTCGGGCAAGAAGATCTTCACAAGATGACAGATGGGTTTTGATGCACAAG ATGTCTGGCAATCATGGTGATGATAGCAAGGAAGATGAGAAGGCAAGCACTAGATTTTATGGTCTGAGCTCCCAAGTTCAGAAATGCCAAAATGTTCCTAATTTAATAACCTGGAAAAGGGGACCAAACAATGACTATTCTCAAGCTGAAACAATGGGTAGAGCTGGCTTGAAATGTAGAATATTGAAGAAAAAGCGAAGGTCTCATGAGGTGGTTGGAGGCAATCCATCCATGTTGCACGAGCATGTAAAATCACTTGTTATCCAAAGAGGTATGCTTGGGGGAACATCTGGAGGTGTTTTTTCGGATGGAGCCAAAATTTGTGAAGTGAATGGCGATATGAAGAAACAAATGGGTGTGGGTTACCATTCATTTGAAGAGAACGTTGAACTAAATGATGCTGATAGAGCTACATGCTCAGTTGGTAGTTGCAGCATGTCTAACAGTGACGACCGTGGGTTACCTTGTCATGTTACTATTGGGCGTAATGAAGATACAGATGGTTCTACAAGTGATGCTGAATCTTTTTGTCCTTCGGGATATGGAATAGACGATTTTCTTCTATCCAGAGAAAAGCCATTGGAAGCTGAAGTCCATAGGTTAGAGTTACATGCCTATCGATGCACTATGGAGGCTTTATATGCTTCAGGTCCTTTAAGTTGGGAAAAAGAACTTTTGCTTACTGATCTACGCCTGTCTCTCCATATATCAAACGACGAGCATTTGATGGAAATAAAAAACCTAGTTTCTGCAAGCATTTCAAGTAGATGA
- the LOC103497503 gene encoding uncharacterized protein LOC103497503 isoform X1, whose product MASPPVDPSSREAFPRKQSAPFKFLVPLVYAPVLPLIRIALRKNPVVRDRLFTAVLAGAFAHGFYLVYPLNPYICFYHCPYHIEFTFLNLAISMFLCSFVDDMHPLFCKFIFLSKNFYVWPTINCYVL is encoded by the exons ATGGCCTCGCCGCCCGTCGATCCCAGTTCTCG GGAGGCTTTTCCGAGGAAGCAATCGGCCCCATTCAAGTTCTTGGTTCCTCTCGTTTACGCCCCTGTTCTTCCTCTCA ttagAATTGCGCTGCGGAAAAACCCTGTTGTGAGGGATCGGCTGTTCACGGCGGTTTTGGCTGGTGCTTTTGCCCATGGGTTTTACTTGGTGTATCCTCTTAACCCTTATATTTGCTTTTATCATTGTCCCTATCATATTGAATTCACATTCTTGAATCTTGCTATTTCCATGTTTCTCTGTTCATTTGTTGATGATATGCATCCGCTGTTCTGTAAATTTATCTTCTTATCTAAGAATTTTTATGTTTGGCCCACCATTAATTGCTATGTATTGTAG
- the LOC103497503 gene encoding uncharacterized protein LOC103497503 isoform X2 has product MASPPVDPSSREAFPRKQSAPFKFLVPLVYAPVLPLIRIALRKNPVVRDRLFTAVLAGAFAHGFYLVTDIYDAESK; this is encoded by the exons ATGGCCTCGCCGCCCGTCGATCCCAGTTCTCG GGAGGCTTTTCCGAGGAAGCAATCGGCCCCATTCAAGTTCTTGGTTCCTCTCGTTTACGCCCCTGTTCTTCCTCTCA ttagAATTGCGCTGCGGAAAAACCCTGTTGTGAGGGATCGGCTGTTCACGGCGGTTTTGGCTGGTGCTTTTGCCCATGGGTTTTACTTGGT AACTGATATCTACGATGCTGAGAGCAAGTAA
- the LOC103497465 gene encoding cytochrome P450 734A1 — protein MVVGWIFCWFLFVLLLRAVVVLWWRPRRIEQHFFRQGIRGPPYRFFIGNVKELVGMMIKASSDHSFPNSSHNILPRVLPFYHHWKKIYGSKFLVWFGPTVRLAVSDPDLIREIFTSKSEFCEKNEPHPLVKQLEGDGLLSLKGQKWALHRKIISPSFHMDNLKLLIPVMAKSVVDMLEKWSALMTSADSDEVEIEVSEWFQTLTEDVITRTAFGSSYEDGKAIFRLQAQQMVLASQAFEKVFIPGYRFLPTRTNVNSWKLGRKIRKSLMKLIDRRRENSIETSSKDLLGLMIRASKSSPSSTITVNDIVEECKGFFFAGKQTTSNLLTWTMILMAMHPQWQVQARDEVLRECGARDIPSKDDVTKLKMLSMIINESLRLYPPTVATIRQAKVDVELGGYMLPRGTELLIPILAVHHDQTIWGNDVNEFNPARFAEGVAKAANHRVGFIPFGLGARTCIGQNLAILQAKLALALILQKFSFRLGPSYQHSPAVQMLLYPRHGAPIIFKKLSTPLVHEDQQS, from the exons ATGGTGGTCGGTTGGATTTTCTGTTGGTTTTTGTTCGTGCTGCTTCTAAGGGCGGTGGTGGTTCTCTGGTGGCGGCCGAGAAGAATCGAACAACATTTCTTCCGACAAGGAATTCGTGGCCCTCCCTATCGTTTCTTCATTGGAAATGTTAAGGAACTCGTCGGGATGATGATCAAAGCTTCTTCCGATCATTCTTTTCCTAATTCTTCTCATAATATTCTCCCTCGTGTTCTTCCTTTTTACCATCAttggaagaaaatttatg GGTCAAAATTTCTAGTGTGGTTTGGACCGACGGTGAGATTGGCAGTGTCTGATCCAGATTTGATAAGAGAAATATTCACATCGAAATCAGAATTTTGTGAGAAAAATGAACCACACCCACTTGTTAAACAGCTAGAAGGTGATGGACTTCTTAGCCTCAAAGGCCAAAAATGGGCTCTTCATCGCAAGATCATCTCTCCTTCCTTTCACATGGACAATCTCAAA TTGTTGATTCCAGTGATGGCAAAAAGTGTTGTGGACATGCTGGAGAAATGGTCAGCATTAATGACGTCAGCAGATTCCGATGAGGTGGAAATTGAAGTATCCGAATGGTTCCAAACCCTAACCGAAGATGTCATCACTAGAACAGCATTTGGCTCAAGCTATGAAGATGGAAAAGCCATTTTTCGGTTACAAGCCCAACAAATGGTCCTTGCTTCTCAAGCCTTTGAAAAAGTTTTCATCCCGGGTTATCG ATTCTTACCTACGAGAACGAACGTGAATTCGTGGAAATTGGGTAGAAAAATAAGGAAATCGTTGATGAAATTGATCGACCGACGACGAGAGAATTCGATTGAGACGAGCTCAAAGGATTTGCTAGGGTTAATGATTAGGGCATCAAAGTCATCTCCATCATCAACCATCACTGTTAATGACATTGTTGAAGAGTGCAAAGGGTTTTTCTTTGCTGGCAAACAGACCACATCCAATTTGCTGACGTGGACAATGATCCTCATGGCAATGCACCCACAATGGCAGGTACAGGCACGTGATGAAGTACTAAGGGAGTGTGGGGCACGTGACATACCCTCCAAAGATGATGTTACAAAGCTCAAAATG TTGAGTATGATCATCAACGAATCGTTACGGTTATATCCACCGACAGTGGCAACTATTCGACAAGCGAAAGTTGATGTGGAGCTTGGTGGTTACATGCTTCCACGTGGCACTGAGTTATTGATACCGATTTTGGCGGTTCATCATGATCAAACGATATGGGGGAATGATGTGAATGAGTTCAATCCAGCACGATTTGCTGAAGGTGTTGCAAAGGCAGCCAATCATCGAGTTGGGTTCATTCCGTTCGGGTTAGGAGCTCGAACCTGTATTGGCCAAAACTTGGCTATATTGCAAGCAAAGTTGGCTCTTGCACTCATACTTCAAAAATTCTCTTTTCGATTGGGACCCTCTTATCAACACTCACCAGCAGTTCAAATGCTACTTTATCCACGACATGGTGCACCTATTATCTTCAAGAAATTATCCACTCCATTAGTTCATGAAGATCAACAGTCATGA